In one Tepidisphaeraceae bacterium genomic region, the following are encoded:
- a CDS encoding PEP-CTERM sorting domain-containing protein: MTRTLVTLSVAIAALTPLTVEAAPIFIDFATGTGNTPAAPTNFNRVVDATSVTNLIDIDGDATAVDITVNNVPSGSNSGRTPAANTDAAIFGSALVNHIASNTVAIQVTFSDLIPGLAYDFVGSASRGNLATDGSQRAIGTYTFTGAGTPTSVDFEPVNNNSQVFRADDVFANASGEIALTVTRHANNNYNFVFLNALSIEAVAVPEPASMSLLALGGVALLGRRKRAC; encoded by the coding sequence ATGACCCGGACTCTAGTTACGCTCTCCGTCGCGATCGCCGCACTAACGCCACTGACAGTTGAAGCGGCGCCGATCTTCATCGACTTCGCCACCGGCACCGGCAACACGCCTGCAGCTCCAACCAACTTCAACCGCGTGGTCGACGCCACCAGCGTCACGAACCTCATCGATATCGATGGCGACGCGACGGCCGTCGATATCACCGTGAACAACGTGCCCTCTGGGAGCAACTCAGGCCGCACCCCGGCCGCCAACACCGATGCCGCCATCTTCGGTTCCGCCCTTGTCAACCACATCGCCTCCAATACCGTGGCCATCCAGGTGACCTTCTCAGACCTGATCCCGGGTTTGGCATACGATTTCGTAGGTAGCGCGTCGCGCGGCAATTTGGCTACGGATGGCAGTCAGCGCGCCATCGGCACCTACACGTTCACGGGCGCAGGCACCCCAACCTCAGTCGACTTCGAACCCGTCAACAACAACAGCCAAGTGTTTCGCGCTGACGACGTGTTCGCCAACGCATCCGGCGAGATCGCCCTCACCGTCACCCGGCACGCCAACAACAACTACAACTTCGTGTTCCTCAACGCCCTGAGCATCGAGGCCGTGGCCGTTCCCGAGCCCGCATCCATGTCCCTGCTGGCCCTCGGCGGCGTCGCCCTGCTGGGTCGTCGCAAGCGGGCCTGCTGA
- a CDS encoding pitrilysin family protein — protein MALSFKHHQLPNGLDIIAEINPDSHSFAAGLFVKTGARDETPTINGVSHFLEHMMFKGSSKYTWEDVNRIFDELGAKYNAFTSQEMTAYYANVVPEFTEQAIEHLAHLLRPSLRQSDFDTEKNVILEEIAMYLDDPGHRLYEKLMEEHFGNHPLAMSVLGPADSIKALTRDQMADYFQQRYGPGNMVLSVTGQLDFERIVKLAEKYMGDWPHVEAPRVQPQPMHKPKRIDLTDPKLNRMYTMGMMPGPSAQDDRRFAARVLADVIGDSEGSRFYWALVDNAIAEEADFGFYPHDGCGSFYIALTTDPDRTQQALDIALKELEKAKNSITEDEVERTRNKMASSLVLSGEVPLGRMRGIGGQWIYNKRYRSLQEDMAALMSVTPESLHQLMREYPFDPMTIVTLGPETAATAT, from the coding sequence ATGGCACTTTCGTTCAAGCATCATCAGCTGCCCAACGGGCTCGACATTATCGCAGAGATCAACCCCGACTCGCACTCGTTCGCGGCGGGGTTGTTCGTGAAGACCGGGGCGCGCGATGAGACGCCGACGATCAACGGCGTGTCGCACTTCCTGGAACACATGATGTTCAAGGGCAGCAGCAAGTACACGTGGGAGGACGTCAACCGCATCTTCGACGAGCTGGGCGCCAAGTACAACGCGTTCACCAGCCAGGAGATGACGGCCTACTACGCGAACGTGGTTCCCGAGTTCACCGAACAGGCGATTGAACATCTCGCCCACCTGCTGCGGCCGTCGCTGCGGCAGAGCGACTTCGATACCGAGAAGAACGTGATCCTGGAAGAGATCGCGATGTACCTCGACGATCCCGGGCATCGGCTGTACGAGAAGCTGATGGAGGAGCACTTCGGCAACCACCCGCTGGCGATGAGCGTGCTGGGGCCGGCGGACTCGATCAAGGCGCTGACGCGCGACCAGATGGCCGACTATTTCCAGCAGCGGTACGGGCCGGGGAACATGGTGCTGTCGGTCACGGGGCAGCTGGACTTCGAGCGCATCGTGAAGCTGGCCGAGAAGTACATGGGCGACTGGCCGCACGTGGAAGCGCCGCGCGTGCAGCCGCAACCGATGCACAAGCCCAAGCGCATCGATCTGACCGACCCGAAGCTGAACCGCATGTACACGATGGGCATGATGCCGGGCCCCAGCGCGCAGGACGACCGCCGCTTCGCCGCCCGCGTGTTGGCCGACGTGATCGGCGACAGCGAGGGCAGCCGGTTCTACTGGGCGCTGGTCGACAACGCGATTGCTGAAGAAGCCGACTTCGGCTTCTACCCACACGACGGGTGCGGCAGCTTTTACATCGCGCTGACAACCGATCCCGATCGCACGCAGCAGGCGCTGGACATCGCGCTGAAGGAACTGGAGAAGGCGAAGAATTCCATCACCGAAGACGAGGTCGAGCGGACGCGGAACAAGATGGCGTCGTCGCTGGTGCTGTCGGGCGAGGTACCGCTGGGCCGGATGCGCGGCATCGGCGGGCAGTGGATCTACAACAAGCGTTATCGCAGCCTGCAGGAAGACATGGCCGCGTTGATGAGCGTGACGCCGGAATCGCTGCATCAGTTGATGCGCGAGTATCCATTCGACCCGATGACGATCGTGACGCTTGGGCCGGAGACGGCGGCAACGGCGACGTAG
- a CDS encoding glycosyltransferase family 4 protein, translated as MRRILLLITDMEIGGTPTVVRELAIRLNAAGGAVVEVACLSRPGPVSEQLQAAAVTVHALDARGSRDFPRTIKRLVRLARERQFDTIFGFLVHANVVAAAASQFLPNVRLLQSIQTTQPRPRWHWIAQAIAQHAAETIVVPSPSVARVAEQWSHVPREKIVVIPNAVDIAAFSATPDLRPSESRRVGFVGRLDPIKRVPLLVDAMTHLPTDWRLEIFGDGPDRARIEAAVKVRSLENRVTLHGRIDHPQAAFQQIDVLALPSEAEGFGLVLIEAMAAGVPVVAADVPGVQDVVRNGENGLLIDVRDGPKFAVALQKAIAQRTTLTANGLDTVRQRYEWPPVLARYRRVLEIR; from the coding sequence ATGCGGCGAATCCTCCTGCTCATCACCGATATGGAAATCGGCGGCACGCCCACCGTCGTGCGCGAACTGGCGATTCGCCTGAACGCGGCCGGTGGGGCGGTCGTGGAAGTCGCGTGCCTGTCGCGGCCGGGGCCGGTGTCGGAGCAATTGCAGGCTGCAGCGGTGACGGTCCACGCGTTAGACGCGCGCGGTTCACGCGATTTTCCCCGCACCATCAAGCGGTTGGTTCGCCTTGCCCGCGAACGCCAGTTCGACACGATCTTCGGCTTCCTGGTCCACGCCAACGTCGTCGCGGCGGCCGCCTCGCAGTTTCTGCCGAACGTGCGGCTGTTGCAATCGATCCAAACAACGCAGCCACGACCGCGATGGCACTGGATTGCTCAAGCGATCGCCCAACACGCTGCCGAGACGATCGTCGTGCCGAGCCCTTCCGTTGCGCGCGTGGCCGAGCAGTGGTCGCACGTGCCGCGGGAGAAGATTGTGGTGATCCCGAACGCGGTGGACATCGCTGCGTTTAGCGCAACACCCGACTTACGGCCAAGCGAATCCCGTCGCGTCGGGTTCGTCGGCCGGTTGGACCCCATCAAGCGTGTGCCGTTGCTCGTGGACGCGATGACACACCTGCCCACGGACTGGCGGCTGGAAATATTCGGTGACGGTCCGGATCGTGCCCGAATCGAAGCTGCGGTGAAAGTCAGGTCGCTGGAAAATCGCGTCACCCTTCACGGCCGCATCGACCACCCACAGGCGGCGTTTCAACAGATCGACGTGCTGGCCCTACCTTCCGAGGCCGAGGGCTTCGGGCTGGTCCTGATCGAAGCCATGGCCGCCGGCGTGCCCGTGGTCGCCGCGGACGTGCCGGGCGTTCAAGACGTCGTGCGGAATGGGGAGAACGGGTTGCTGATCGACGTTCGCGACGGCCCTAAATTTGCGGTGGCGTTGCAGAAGGCGATCGCCCAACGGACGACGTTGACCGCGAACGGCCTCGACACGGTTCGCCAGCGGTACGAATGGCCCCCCGTGCTCGCGCGGTACAGGCGGGTGCTGGAGATCCGGTAG
- the rsgA gene encoding ribosome small subunit-dependent GTPase A, translating to MDEDRIDASQRFSDRNKNAQKNKTLKTAQQRQDNTASSIDIDGLPLGRVIQVYSLYCDVHHEATTYLCTIRKTLAKVSETAIVVGDYVRFRTSGKVNGNGQPEGVVERADARRTVVTRADSFKQIVQHPVVANADQMLIVAAVANPRPKWGLIDRLLIAATSGGLRPVLCLNKVDLTEAEMAFIESEPDPDEGTDAAPPPHEALAYYASIGVATLGTSVTANVGLEALSAVLANQITVLAGHSGVGKSSLIRAIQPHLNIRVGDVSLVTEKGRHTTTSARYYPLEGSGGAVIDTPGVKVFGLWGVTRDNLLEHFPDVADDTAPEWRRLSYERIAESLKE from the coding sequence ATGGACGAGGACCGCATCGACGCCAGCCAGCGGTTCAGCGATCGCAACAAGAACGCACAGAAGAACAAGACGCTGAAGACCGCCCAGCAGCGCCAGGACAACACTGCCAGTTCAATCGACATCGACGGCCTGCCGCTCGGTCGTGTGATTCAGGTCTACTCGCTTTACTGCGACGTGCATCACGAGGCGACCACGTACCTCTGCACGATCCGCAAGACGCTGGCGAAGGTGTCCGAGACCGCGATCGTGGTAGGCGATTACGTACGGTTTCGCACATCGGGCAAGGTGAACGGCAATGGGCAGCCCGAGGGCGTAGTGGAACGGGCCGATGCCCGGCGGACGGTCGTCACGCGGGCCGACAGTTTCAAACAGATCGTCCAGCACCCGGTGGTGGCCAACGCCGACCAGATGCTGATCGTCGCCGCCGTCGCCAACCCGCGCCCGAAGTGGGGCCTCATCGACCGCCTGCTGATCGCGGCGACGTCGGGCGGGCTGCGGCCGGTGCTCTGCCTGAACAAGGTCGATCTGACAGAAGCGGAGATGGCGTTCATCGAATCTGAGCCTGACCCCGACGAAGGCACCGACGCCGCCCCACCACCGCACGAAGCGCTGGCGTACTACGCGTCGATCGGCGTGGCCACCCTCGGCACGAGCGTGACGGCCAACGTGGGGCTTGAGGCGCTGTCGGCGGTGCTGGCCAACCAGATCACGGTGCTGGCGGGCCATAGCGGCGTCGGTAAGTCCAGCCTGATTCGGGCCATCCAGCCGCATCTGAACATTCGCGTGGGCGACGTGTCGCTAGTAACGGAAAAGGGCCGACACACCACCACGAGCGCCCGCTACTACCCGTTGGAAGGTAGCGGTGGCGCGGTGATCGACACGCCGGGCGTGAAGGTATTCGGCCTCTGGGGCGTCACCCGCGATAACCTGCTCGAACATTTCCCAGACGTCGCGGACGACACGGCCCCGGAGTGGCGCCGGTTGAGCTATGAGCGGATTGCGGAAAGTCTGAAGGAGTAG
- the infA gene encoding translation initiation factor IF-1 → MAKSEPIEIEATVSQALPNAMFKLRLDNSEREILGIVSGKMRKHFIRILPGDRVRVELSPYDLTKGRIVFRQK, encoded by the coding sequence GTGGCCAAGTCCGAGCCGATTGAAATTGAAGCGACCGTTTCCCAGGCATTGCCCAACGCGATGTTCAAGCTGCGCCTCGACAACAGCGAGCGCGAGATCCTCGGCATCGTGTCGGGCAAGATGCGCAAGCACTTCATCCGCATCCTGCCCGGCGACCGCGTCCGCGTCGAGCTCTCCCCCTACGACCTGACCAAGGGTCGCATCGTCTTCCGCCAGAAGTAA
- the alr gene encoding alanine racemase: MDARHAPGEPRLLISRAALRHNVRVLRKQLRFGTRVCAIVKADAYGLGAAAVTDALLNFAEDDTRDTRPIVEELAVATIDEAAALPEQSLNILVLRPVENAFVGRERTRLEHAVRNGWALTLCSATAADDIARIAVIAGRRANVHILIDTGMTRGGVAPEQLDALVRKIESLPSLRLIGMFSHFANAEVGNHAQTAHQTALFTAATDSHAGRLGNRIVRHLSNSGGIFFAGSAAGFDMVRPGIALYGIDPTCSPAVDRPLKPVMKWLAPLVDVRDVRAGTSVGYNGTWVASRDSRVGLVPVGYADGYPRGLSGKGITLINGRPAPVIGRVSMDMLTVDLTDLPTPTVGDDVTLLDSDPLSPASIYAVAERAGTIPYEILCRIGPRVRRLAVEPVDEEFPQPRLRSSERSYLA, encoded by the coding sequence ATGGATGCGAGACACGCCCCGGGCGAACCCCGACTTCTAATCTCGCGAGCCGCCCTGCGGCACAACGTGCGCGTGCTGCGAAAGCAGTTGCGCTTCGGCACCCGCGTCTGCGCAATCGTGAAGGCCGACGCCTACGGCTTGGGCGCCGCGGCCGTCACCGACGCCCTGCTGAACTTCGCCGAGGACGACACGCGCGACACCCGCCCGATCGTCGAGGAACTCGCCGTCGCCACGATTGACGAGGCGGCCGCCCTTCCCGAGCAAAGCCTGAATATCCTGGTGCTGCGTCCGGTCGAGAACGCCTTCGTCGGCCGCGAGCGCACGCGGCTGGAACATGCGGTGCGCAACGGCTGGGCGCTCACGCTCTGTTCCGCCACCGCCGCCGACGACATCGCCCGCATCGCCGTGATTGCCGGTCGGCGGGCGAACGTGCACATCCTGATCGATACCGGCATGACGCGCGGCGGTGTGGCGCCCGAGCAGCTCGACGCGCTCGTCCGCAAGATCGAATCGCTACCGTCGCTGCGACTCATCGGCATGTTCAGCCACTTCGCCAACGCCGAGGTCGGCAACCACGCGCAGACGGCCCATCAGACGGCGCTCTTCACCGCCGCCACCGATTCCCACGCCGGCCGACTGGGCAACCGCATCGTGCGGCACCTGAGCAACTCCGGCGGCATCTTCTTCGCCGGCTCGGCCGCCGGGTTTGACATGGTGCGCCCCGGCATCGCACTTTACGGCATCGATCCCACCTGCTCGCCCGCGGTCGATCGCCCGTTGAAGCCTGTGATGAAATGGCTGGCGCCGCTGGTCGACGTACGCGACGTTCGGGCCGGCACCTCGGTGGGCTACAACGGCACGTGGGTCGCGTCGCGCGACTCGCGCGTGGGCCTGGTGCCGGTCGGCTATGCCGACGGCTATCCGCGCGGCTTGTCGGGTAAGGGCATTACGCTAATCAATGGCCGCCCCGCCCCGGTCATCGGGCGCGTCAGCATGGACATGCTGACGGTCGACCTGACCGACCTGCCTACCCCTACGGTCGGCGACGACGTCACGCTGCTCGACAGCGACCCACTTTCCCCCGCCAGCATCTACGCGGTGGCGGAACGTGCGGGAACCATTCCTTACGAGATTCTCTGCCGTATCGGCCCCCGCGTCCGCCGGTTGGCGGTGGAGCCGGTCGACGAGGAATTTCCTCAGCCGCGATTGCGTAGCAGTGAGCGGTCGTACCTGGCTTAG